Proteins from one Polymorphobacter megasporae genomic window:
- a CDS encoding FTR1 family protein, with product MPATPLANWRTAMFATLIVAFREGTEAFLIVAVAAAYLRRTGRTRLMRPLWSGVAIAIVGSVILGALLVSIGGLGSLWEGWLALVAVALVLSCTIHLLRHGRTMKATITGCIDLSTDHTGNGAALGVFLFALLMIGREGSEAAAMIASLVGQVDGTTMIIGGIGGLLLAVALGSAWIRYGRAVDLTLFFNATAVFMVLFSLQLGIYALHEFAEASALPWIDNAEWHMATEPYGPDGEWGRLLSYSLVVAPALLIGWARIRAIDTRRRIGAFE from the coding sequence ATGCCCGCGACGCCCCTCGCTAACTGGAGAACCGCTATGTTCGCGACCCTTATCGTCGCATTTCGCGAAGGGACCGAGGCGTTCCTTATTGTGGCGGTTGCGGCCGCTTATCTGCGTCGGACCGGGCGGACCCGGCTTATGCGACCCTTGTGGTCAGGTGTTGCGATTGCGATCGTTGGCAGCGTGATCCTTGGCGCACTTCTTGTAAGCATCGGGGGCCTCGGGTCGCTTTGGGAAGGATGGCTGGCGCTCGTTGCGGTCGCGCTTGTACTCAGCTGCACCATTCATTTGCTTCGTCATGGGCGCACCATGAAAGCGACGATAACCGGGTGCATCGATCTATCGACGGATCACACAGGGAATGGTGCGGCGCTGGGCGTGTTCTTGTTCGCGCTGCTGATGATTGGTCGCGAGGGAAGCGAGGCAGCTGCCATGATCGCGTCCCTTGTTGGGCAGGTCGATGGGACAACGATGATCATCGGTGGGATCGGTGGCCTGCTGCTCGCGGTCGCTCTCGGCAGTGCGTGGATCCGATATGGGCGGGCAGTCGACCTGACGCTTTTTTTCAACGCGACAGCGGTGTTCATGGTTCTGTTCTCGTTGCAACTCGGCATTTATGCGCTCCACGAGTTTGCCGAAGCATCTGCACTCCCGTGGATTGATAATGCCGAATGGCACATGGCGACCGAACCCTACGGTCCAGACGGCGAATGGGGACGGCTGCTATCTTACAGTCTGGTGGTTGCCCCGGCCCTGCTCATCGGGTGGGCGCGGATCCGCGCGATCGACACCCGACGACGGATTGGAGCGTTCGAATGA
- a CDS encoding glutathione S-transferase family protein: MKMSHHDCLDKTLNERTNEHDACLKVIDTRIGEDLEMLLYDAGRPNPRAVRMFLLEKGVTIPVQDIDVDGGENRRLPYTNDNPAGQVPALRLDDGTCLAETGAIFQYIDEIFPEKTLIGVTAQARAETRMWQRRIELGITEHLYAAFHYGKAAEMYRTRMRILPEAVSGLIALTHDGLNWLDQQMIGRSFIVPDRLTIVDIILYCAVDFGSRVGQAIDPELATVGSWFARMAERPSAVTSLHPTAKSAGMRL; encoded by the coding sequence ATGAAAATGTCGCATCACGATTGTTTAGATAAAACCTTAAATGAGCGGACGAACGAACATGACGCCTGCTTGAAAGTTATAGACACTCGAATCGGAGAGGACCTGGAAATGCTGCTCTATGATGCCGGTCGACCAAACCCACGCGCTGTACGCATGTTTTTACTTGAGAAGGGAGTGACAATCCCGGTTCAAGATATCGACGTCGATGGCGGTGAGAACAGGCGGCTACCTTATACCAATGACAATCCCGCAGGTCAGGTGCCAGCCCTTCGCTTGGACGACGGAACGTGCCTCGCCGAAACCGGCGCGATTTTTCAATACATCGACGAAATATTTCCTGAGAAAACTCTCATCGGTGTCACTGCTCAGGCACGCGCCGAAACACGCATGTGGCAGCGTCGAATTGAACTCGGTATCACCGAACATCTTTACGCTGCATTTCACTATGGAAAAGCGGCCGAAATGTATCGGACCCGGATGCGGATCCTGCCTGAGGCTGTGTCAGGGCTGATAGCATTGACCCACGACGGACTAAATTGGCTCGATCAACAGATGATTGGACGTAGCTTCATTGTCCCGGACAGACTGACTATCGTCGACATTATTCTCTATTGTGCTGTGGATTTTGGCTCTCGTGTCGGACAGGCGATCGATCCAGAGTTGGCAACCGTGGGATCTTGGTTTGCGCGAATGGCAGAACGGCCTAGTGCCGTGACAAGTCTTCACCCGACAGCAAAAAGCGCCGGCATGCGACTCTGA
- the hmpA gene encoding NO-inducible flavohemoprotein, whose translation MIDAETRAIVRASAPAMDLHGLAVVERMYELLFRDPAIEAVFDPTHMRDGTQPRALAEAVAGFAHNIDNIGALTPLIERVAHKHVALGIEPEHYGAVGACLIEAMVDVLDDKATSLLLSAWSAAFAMLADIFIGRERALSAKIVGASGGWTGLRSFLIYRTEHESNLIRSLYLIPEDGGPVLSHRPGQYLTLRLPVSPERPLYRHYSLSNAPSSLEYRISVKREPRGMGSQFLHHLQPGTPVKCAAPAGHFVLDSAPERPVVLLSGGVGQTPLVSMLHELAAKERAAVAYMHAAINGSVHAFNSETIRLADRAPWISRQTFYENPGANDRIGVDYDFAGRIGDEQLAEACADKNTDVYLCGPTGFMRAMLGSLARIGVASDRVRFEFFGPQSSIEDARDAPR comes from the coding sequence ATGATAGACGCTGAAACACGGGCAATAGTTCGCGCATCCGCGCCGGCGATGGATCTTCATGGCCTCGCCGTTGTCGAACGGATGTATGAATTGCTCTTCCGAGATCCGGCAATCGAAGCCGTGTTCGATCCGACGCATATGCGCGACGGCACGCAGCCGCGCGCGCTTGCCGAGGCGGTTGCAGGCTTCGCTCACAATATCGATAATATCGGAGCGCTAACCCCGCTCATCGAGCGCGTCGCCCACAAACATGTGGCTCTCGGTATAGAGCCCGAACATTACGGAGCCGTTGGTGCCTGCCTGATCGAGGCAATGGTCGACGTTCTGGACGATAAGGCGACATCTTTGCTGCTTTCAGCATGGTCGGCGGCGTTCGCGATGCTGGCCGACATCTTCATTGGCCGCGAGCGAGCACTCAGCGCGAAAATTGTCGGTGCAAGCGGCGGCTGGACGGGTTTGCGTTCTTTTTTGATTTATAGAACGGAACACGAGAGTAACCTCATCCGGTCGCTCTACCTCATTCCCGAAGATGGCGGCCCGGTGCTTTCGCACCGCCCCGGTCAATACCTAACATTACGTTTGCCAGTTAGTCCCGAACGGCCGCTGTATCGGCACTACAGCCTGTCGAACGCGCCAAGTTCGCTCGAATACCGAATATCGGTCAAGCGCGAACCACGCGGCATGGGCTCACAATTTCTGCACCATCTGCAGCCGGGTACGCCCGTTAAGTGTGCGGCTCCTGCTGGGCACTTCGTGCTGGACAGCGCTCCAGAACGACCCGTCGTGCTTTTGAGCGGCGGCGTCGGCCAAACCCCGTTGGTGAGCATGCTTCACGAGCTCGCGGCGAAAGAACGCGCAGCGGTCGCCTATATGCATGCCGCGATCAACGGCAGCGTCCATGCATTCAACAGCGAAACCATACGATTGGCGGACCGCGCACCGTGGATCAGTCGCCAAACATTCTACGAGAACCCTGGCGCGAATGATCGAATTGGCGTCGACTACGACTTTGCCGGCCGCATCGGAGATGAGCAGTTGGCAGAAGCATGTGCCGACAAGAACACCGACGTTTATCTATGCGGACCCACGGGGTTCATGCGTGCCATGCTTGGCAGTCTTGCCCGGATTGGTGTCGCAAGCGACCGCGTACGCTTCGAATTCTTCGGGCCGCAGTCGAGCATCGAAGATGCCCGCGACGCCCCTCGCTAA